A single window of Acetohalobium arabaticum DSM 5501 DNA harbors:
- the flgA gene encoding flagellar basal body P-ring formation chaperone FlgA yields the protein MVNWRQLSQLRLVLLLLILLLMTSCAAAAQSKIGFKIDHEVKAAGQKLQLGEIAEIEAPKKFKQKMETINLGQSPLPGYTRVLKRDYILSALERAGFNLSRITYQIPKQIRVTTPHQVLDTDRLTEKVRNYIQQNLSAEAEDIEIELQNLDREVRLPVGGVELQIGNLNTKRILGRTAVPVNIYVDGKLAKKKYIQAQVTAYQRVLVAQESIKRRQSLAENQFKWEKRPLVKLHSQPFTDVDSIQNYRLERSINTGQILTRNLIEIPPLVKRRDRVKIIAVVGRVRVSTAGVALESGTEGEHIKVRNIKSNREIMAKVIGKKTVKVIL from the coding sequence ATGGTTAATTGGAGACAGCTGTCACAATTAAGGCTGGTTCTGTTATTATTAATTCTTTTATTAATGACTAGTTGTGCAGCTGCTGCTCAAAGTAAAATTGGATTTAAAATTGATCATGAAGTAAAAGCAGCAGGCCAAAAACTACAGTTAGGAGAAATAGCGGAGATTGAAGCACCGAAAAAATTCAAACAAAAGATGGAGACTATCAATTTAGGCCAGTCTCCTTTACCTGGCTATACCCGCGTGTTAAAGCGGGATTATATTCTTTCTGCGCTGGAAAGAGCCGGATTTAATTTAAGCAGAATTACTTATCAGATTCCTAAACAGATTAGAGTAACTACTCCCCATCAAGTACTGGATACAGATCGGTTAACAGAGAAGGTTCGAAATTATATTCAACAGAATTTATCTGCTGAAGCCGAAGATATTGAGATTGAGCTCCAAAATCTGGATAGAGAAGTGCGGCTTCCTGTTGGTGGAGTTGAATTACAGATCGGTAATCTCAATACCAAAAGAATATTAGGCCGGACAGCAGTTCCGGTTAATATCTATGTTGACGGTAAATTAGCTAAAAAGAAGTATATTCAGGCCCAGGTGACTGCTTACCAGAGGGTGTTAGTTGCTCAAGAATCAATTAAACGCCGCCAGAGTTTAGCAGAGAACCAGTTTAAGTGGGAGAAGAGGCCACTGGTAAAGCTACATAGTCAGCCTTTTACGGATGTGGACTCTATTCAGAATTATCGATTGGAACGAAGTATCAATACTGGACAGATTTTAACAAGAAATTTAATTGAAATTCCTCCGCTAGTTAAGCGGCGGGATAGAGTAAAGATTATAGCTGTAGTGGGTAGAGTTAGAGTCAGTACAGCAGGAGTTGCTTTAGAGTCAGGAACCGAAGGAGAGCATATTAAGGTTAGAAATATAAAGAGCAACCGGGAGATAATGGCTAAAGTAATCGGCAAGAAGACTGTAAAGGTAATTCTGTAA
- the spoIIID gene encoding sporulation transcriptional regulator SpoIIID has translation MKDYIYQRVLEVSNYIYETRATVRQAAKVFGVSKSTIHKDATERLQKIDKRLAEKVKKVLEYNKAERHIRGGQATKEKYLSEKNND, from the coding sequence ATGAAAGATTATATTTACCAGAGGGTATTAGAAGTAAGTAATTACATATATGAAACTAGAGCGACCGTTCGACAGGCAGCAAAAGTATTTGGAGTAAGTAAGAGTACAATCCATAAAGATGCAACAGAAAGATTACAGAAGATTGATAAGAGACTAGCTGAGAAAGTAAAGAAGGTATTAGAATATAATAAAGCCGAACGGCATATTCGAGGCGGGCAGGCTACTAAAGAGAAGTATTTATCGGAGAAGAATAATGATTAA
- a CDS encoding YueI family protein yields MGPKDEEIQKEAISNQDKNELEQTVSAGIHGGFELKKGEKRRFLGEFKERVIKALTFGQIIEPGVYPEILEAIKDLEAEKLIINRQIDMQAAKEYIDLARENGLSFKKVESDDFKGDIGLVVVSDKAVNNDEIRVPDKKEKFKELNLPLELLDKAGEKICTECYEEIADKAPEELINFKKMGWIDKLFGTSCFCKE; encoded by the coding sequence GTGGGACCAAAAGATGAAGAAATACAGAAAGAAGCAATTTCAAATCAGGATAAGAATGAATTAGAACAGACAGTTTCTGCCGGTATCCACGGCGGTTTTGAGTTAAAGAAGGGTGAAAAAAGACGGTTTTTAGGTGAGTTTAAAGAGCGGGTAATTAAGGCTTTAACTTTTGGTCAGATTATAGAACCAGGAGTTTATCCAGAAATATTAGAGGCAATTAAAGATTTAGAAGCTGAAAAGTTGATTATTAACCGACAGATTGATATGCAAGCAGCCAAAGAATATATTGATTTAGCCCGTGAAAATGGACTCTCTTTTAAGAAGGTAGAATCAGATGATTTCAAAGGAGATATTGGTTTAGTAGTAGTTAGCGATAAAGCAGTAAATAATGATGAGATAAGAGTACCTGATAAAAAAGAAAAATTTAAAGAGTTAAACCTGCCGCTGGAGTTGCTGGATAAGGCCGGTGAAAAGATCTGTACGGAATGTTATGAAGAGATAGCTGATAAAGCACCGGAAGAGTTAATTAATTTCAAAAAGATGGGCTGGATTGATAAATTATTTGGGACTTCTTGTTTCTGTAAAGAATAA
- the atpG gene encoding ATP synthase F1 subunit gamma, producing MATMREIQRRINSVENTKKITRAMNMVASAKLQRAQESATAAKPFFEKTRQTLLGAFRRIREDVHPLLEKRDQMNRIGYIVITADRGLCGPYNTNVTRKVDEEVEDKSEVGMIAVGRNGRNHFKRNDLEIFSEYLDLEDKPSIGLAQNISNEASELYQDEVFDEVHLIYTQFNSVLSHEVKKLQLLPVEPQKIEDKDEEEGEELNAGYLYEPSPGEVLDVILPKYLRNLIYGSLLEAKASEFAARMTAMDSATENAKEMIEDLTRSFNRARQAEITQEITEIAAGAEALD from the coding sequence ATGGCAACTATGCGCGAGATTCAGCGGCGCATAAATAGTGTTGAAAATACTAAAAAGATAACGCGGGCCATGAATATGGTAGCATCGGCTAAATTACAAAGAGCTCAGGAAAGTGCAACAGCAGCCAAACCTTTCTTTGAAAAGACACGTCAAACTTTATTAGGTGCTTTCAGGAGAATTAGGGAAGATGTTCATCCGCTATTAGAGAAAAGAGATCAAATGAATAGAATTGGGTATATAGTAATTACTGCTGATCGGGGACTGTGTGGGCCTTACAACACTAATGTTACTAGAAAAGTTGATGAGGAAGTTGAAGATAAGAGTGAAGTAGGTATGATTGCAGTCGGTAGAAATGGTAGGAACCACTTTAAGAGAAATGATTTAGAAATATTTTCTGAGTATTTAGACCTTGAAGATAAACCATCAATAGGATTAGCACAGAATATAAGTAATGAGGCTAGTGAATTATATCAGGATGAAGTTTTTGATGAAGTACATCTGATTTATACTCAATTTAATTCTGTGCTTAGTCATGAAGTTAAAAAATTACAGTTGTTACCGGTTGAACCTCAGAAGATAGAAGATAAGGATGAAGAAGAAGGGGAAGAATTAAATGCTGGTTATCTTTATGAACCTTCCCCAGGGGAAGTATTAGATGTAATTCTACCTAAATACTTACGGAACCTAATCTACGGTTCGTTATTAGAAGCAAAAGCAAGTGAATTTGCAGCCCGGATGACTGCTATGGATTCAGCAACTGAAAATGCTAAAGAGATGATTGAAGATCTTACTCGGTCCTTTAACCGAGCAAGGCAGGCTGAGATTACTCAAGAAATTACTGAGATTGCTGCTGGAGCAGAAGCGTTAGATTAA
- the flgF gene encoding flagellar basal-body rod protein FlgF: MLRGLYTAASGMNASLKRTNIITNNLANSTTPGYKKDQTVNKSFSEMLLRRMPDKEVIGTAGLGAKVDETVTDFSAGSVHKTDNPFDWAIEGEGFFAVQTPEGIRYTRSGDFTLNQDGQVVTQNGNFVLGQAGPLEVVGEQVNVDNQNNLVVDGQVVDQVRVVTFAENDGLVKEGDDLYRATPDVGNQFMATGKINQGYLESSNVNVVESMTNMIEATRHYESNQRVVKAYDQSLDKTVNSVGRL, translated from the coding sequence ATGCTGAGAGGACTTTATACTGCCGCTTCTGGAATGAATGCATCATTGAAGAGAACCAATATAATTACTAATAATTTAGCTAACTCTACTACTCCCGGTTATAAAAAGGACCAGACAGTAAATAAGTCTTTTTCTGAAATGTTATTAAGAAGAATGCCGGATAAAGAAGTTATTGGTACAGCCGGTTTAGGAGCTAAAGTAGATGAAACAGTAACTGATTTTAGTGCTGGTAGTGTACATAAGACTGATAATCCATTTGATTGGGCAATTGAAGGTGAAGGTTTCTTTGCTGTTCAGACGCCGGAAGGTATTCGCTATACTAGAAGCGGAGACTTTACTTTAAATCAGGATGGACAAGTAGTTACTCAAAATGGTAATTTTGTTTTAGGCCAAGCTGGACCTTTGGAAGTAGTTGGTGAGCAGGTTAATGTTGATAATCAGAATAATTTAGTTGTTGATGGACAGGTAGTGGATCAAGTTAGAGTAGTGACTTTTGCTGAAAATGATGGATTAGTTAAAGAAGGAGATGATCTATACCGGGCTACTCCGGATGTAGGTAATCAATTTATGGCTACTGGCAAGATTAATCAAGGCTATCTTGAGTCATCAAATGTAAATGTAGTTGAATCAATGACCAATATGATTGAAGCAACTCGTCACTATGAGTCAAACCAGCGGGTAGTAAAAGCTTATGATCAGAGTCTGGATAAGACAGTTAATTCTGTAGGTAGATTATAA
- a CDS encoding F0F1 ATP synthase subunit epsilon: protein MANTVQVDILTSERTVYSDEVEMVIVPTIDGNLGFLPNHSPLITGLQIGQIRIKKDGEEIELATSGGFIEVKPDQINILADTAEFPEEIDIERAKRAKKRAKERLQKSDEARINETRAESALQRAINRIDVVQGE from the coding sequence ATGGCGAATACCGTTCAGGTTGACATCTTAACTTCTGAGCGCACTGTTTATAGCGATGAAGTAGAGATGGTTATTGTTCCTACTATAGATGGAAATTTAGGTTTTTTGCCTAATCATTCCCCATTAATTACTGGTTTGCAGATAGGCCAGATTAGAATTAAAAAAGATGGAGAAGAGATAGAATTAGCTACTAGCGGTGGCTTTATAGAAGTGAAGCCGGATCAGATAAATATTTTAGCTGATACAGCAGAATTTCCCGAAGAGATTGATATAGAGCGAGCTAAAAGGGCTAAAAAACGGGCTAAAGAGCGCCTGCAGAAAAGCGATGAAGCCAGAATAAATGAAACTAGAGCTGAATCCGCGTTGCAGCGTGCTATTAATAGAATTGATGTAGTTCAAGGGGAGTAA
- a CDS encoding UDP-N-acetylglucosamine 1-carboxyvinyltransferase translates to MRRLIAEATDYLEGNISVSGAKNAALPIITAALLGEGGSKLSRIPDLKDVNNLINILSNLGAEVNFTDSELELNTDGIDKYSTDSDLARKMRASYYTLGALLGRYGQACTVLPGGCEIGDRPIDLHLKGFSALGADVELDHGLVKLEADRLKGTEIYLDYPSVGATINIMLAAVLADGETVIENVAREPEIIDLANYLNIMGAEITGAGTDIIKITGVNSLNGTDYTIIPDRIEAGTYMMTVAAVGGDVVIKNVLVEHVRPLIAKLKEMGVEIIEGIDQVRVKSEGCLSGTDIKTMPYPGFPTDMQAQFMALLTQATQENLVIETVFERRFGHVDELRRMGAQIKVDGRSAVVARTDLEGAQVKATDLRAGAALIIAGLTAGGQTEIQNIYHIERGYEDITDKLKGIGANIELVEEYNCLS, encoded by the coding sequence GTGCGTAGATTAATAGCTGAAGCAACAGATTATTTAGAAGGAAATATAAGTGTCAGTGGAGCCAAGAATGCAGCTTTACCGATTATAACTGCTGCTTTATTGGGGGAGGGTGGCAGTAAGTTAAGTAGAATACCTGACTTAAAAGATGTCAATAATTTAATTAATATCCTGTCCAATCTAGGAGCTGAAGTTAATTTCACTGATAGTGAATTAGAGCTTAATACAGATGGAATTGATAAATACAGTACAGATAGTGATTTAGCCAGAAAGATGCGTGCTTCCTATTATACTTTAGGAGCTTTATTAGGCCGTTATGGACAGGCCTGTACTGTTTTACCAGGGGGCTGTGAGATCGGAGATCGGCCTATTGACTTACATCTAAAAGGATTTTCTGCTTTAGGAGCAGATGTTGAACTGGACCATGGGCTAGTAAAACTGGAGGCTGATAGATTAAAAGGGACTGAAATCTATCTCGATTATCCTAGTGTAGGAGCAACAATAAATATTATGTTGGCAGCTGTTCTGGCTGATGGAGAAACAGTAATAGAGAATGTTGCTAGAGAACCGGAGATAATAGATTTAGCTAATTATTTAAATATTATGGGAGCTGAGATTACTGGAGCAGGAACTGATATAATCAAGATTACAGGGGTTAATAGTTTGAACGGTACAGATTATACTATTATTCCTGATCGCATTGAAGCAGGAACCTATATGATGACAGTAGCAGCAGTAGGTGGAGATGTTGTAATTAAGAATGTGTTAGTAGAACATGTACGTCCTCTAATAGCTAAGTTAAAAGAGATGGGAGTAGAGATAATTGAGGGGATTGATCAGGTGCGGGTTAAATCAGAAGGGTGTTTGTCCGGGACAGATATTAAGACTATGCCTTATCCGGGCTTTCCGACTGATATGCAGGCCCAATTTATGGCTTTATTGACTCAAGCAACCCAGGAGAATCTAGTAATTGAAACAGTCTTCGAAAGAAGATTCGGCCATGTTGATGAATTAAGAAGAATGGGGGCTCAGATTAAGGTAGACGGTAGAAGCGCAGTAGTTGCTAGAACAGATCTGGAAGGTGCCCAAGTTAAAGCTACAGATTTGCGGGCTGGAGCAGCATTGATTATTGCTGGTCTAACAGCTGGAGGACAGACTGAAATTCAGAACATATATCATATTGAACGCGGTTATGAAGATATTACTGATAAATTAAAAGGAATTGGAGCTAATATTGAGTTGGTTGAAGAATATAATTGTCTCTCTTAA
- the spoIID gene encoding stage II sporulation protein D, producing the protein MPDFESEKITVKLTMENGRIIELELEEYIKGVVAAEMPAEFELEALKAQAVAARSYILSRLQGTEKKEVAITTDINMDQAWISKEELLKEWGNLEYWFKISEAVESTKGIFLTYNGKIVTAVYHSASGSITAAARNVWGRKVPYLQPVSSNYEEQSPYNHFVQKYSFREFARKVDSGISSVNDIDILARSPSRRVLKLQVGSQIMTGRELRKRLGLKSTNFRYQIKDNYIKFITTGNGHGVGMSQYGAHGMAKEGYNYLEILKHYYSGVSVKKLNH; encoded by the coding sequence ATGCCTGATTTCGAAAGTGAAAAGATTACAGTTAAATTAACGATGGAAAATGGTCGAATAATAGAATTGGAGTTAGAAGAATATATTAAAGGAGTGGTAGCCGCAGAAATGCCGGCTGAGTTTGAGTTAGAAGCATTGAAAGCTCAGGCTGTAGCAGCAAGAAGTTATATCTTATCCCGCCTACAGGGGACAGAAAAGAAGGAAGTTGCTATTACAACAGATATTAATATGGATCAGGCCTGGATTAGTAAAGAAGAGTTGCTTAAGGAGTGGGGAAATTTAGAATACTGGTTTAAGATATCTGAAGCCGTTGAGTCTACAAAGGGAATATTCTTAACCTATAACGGTAAAATAGTAACAGCAGTTTATCACTCTGCCAGCGGCAGTATAACAGCGGCAGCCAGAAATGTCTGGGGTAGAAAAGTGCCTTATCTACAGCCGGTAAGCAGTAATTATGAAGAGCAGTCGCCTTATAATCATTTTGTGCAGAAATATTCATTTAGAGAATTTGCTCGTAAAGTAGATAGTGGGATATCTTCAGTAAACGATATAGATATTTTAGCTAGAAGCCCCAGTCGTCGAGTGTTAAAGCTTCAGGTTGGATCTCAAATTATGACTGGTCGGGAGTTGAGAAAGAGATTAGGCTTAAAATCAACTAATTTTAGGTATCAGATAAAAGATAACTATATTAAGTTTATTACTACTGGAAATGGTCATGGAGTAGGAATGAGCCAGTATGGAGCCCATGGAATGGCTAAAGAAGGATATAATTATCTGGAAATTTTAAAACATTACTATTCAGGAGTAAGTGTTAAAAAATTAAATCATTAA
- a CDS encoding flagellar basal body L-ring protein FlgH: MKHTVVRFFLVIGLISILSLAANPLLAASLYEDSNSPYGEHKAAEAGDILTVMISESSTADQQASTETGQSNEVNVGPGAGELDFVKLFRLNQEDSSSADGSTSQSGSLTAQMTVQVTEVLPNGNLKIEGTKEITVNAEMQKIEVEGIVRPEDITISNTVNSTKIANSKIKYVGEGAIGDRQEPGLLTKVLNVFF; this comes from the coding sequence ATGAAGCATACTGTTGTTAGATTTTTTTTGGTGATCGGATTAATATCTATTTTATCTTTAGCTGCTAACCCTTTATTAGCAGCTTCATTATATGAAGATAGTAACTCTCCCTATGGAGAACATAAGGCTGCAGAAGCTGGAGATATATTGACAGTTATGATTAGTGAGAGTTCAACAGCTGACCAACAGGCTAGTACTGAAACAGGACAGAGTAATGAAGTAAATGTAGGACCTGGTGCTGGTGAATTGGATTTTGTTAAATTATTCCGATTAAATCAGGAGGATAGCTCTTCAGCTGACGGCAGTACTAGTCAAAGCGGTAGTCTAACTGCTCAGATGACTGTTCAGGTTACAGAAGTTTTACCCAACGGTAATTTAAAGATTGAAGGTACCAAAGAGATTACTGTTAATGCTGAAATGCAGAAGATTGAAGTAGAAGGAATTGTCAGACCGGAAGATATTACTATCAGTAATACTGTTAATTCAACTAAGATAGCCAATAGTAAGATTAAATATGTAGGAGAGGGAGCCATCGGAGATAGACAGGAGCCGGGCTTATTAACTAAAGTATTGAATGTCTTTTTCTAG
- the atpD gene encoding F0F1 ATP synthase subunit beta yields MSGNKEQNIGQVVEVIGPVVEFEFSADDLPDIYDAVEVKDEERDIDVTVEILHQVGDSRVKGVAMSSTDGLVRGMEAVNTGAPISVPVGKDCLGRIFNVLGDTIDQQGEVDADDYRPIHQDPPEFEEQSTSTEIFETGIKVVDLLAPYVSGGKVGLFGGAGVGKTVLIMELINRIATEHGGFSVFSGVGERTREGNDLWLEMKESGVLDKVALVYGQMNEPPGARMRVGLTGLTMAEHFRDEFGSDVLMFIDNIFRFIQAGSEVSALLGRMPSAVGYQPTLATDVGALQERITSTNKGSITSVQAVYVPADDLTDPAPATTFAHLDATTVLSRSLTEKGIYPAVDPLDSTSTILDPGIIGERHYNVAREVQETLQRYQDLQDIIAILGMDELSPEDKLTVNRARKIERFLSQPFFVAEQFTGIPGEYVPLSETIKGFEEILDGKHDDIPEEAFYMAGGIEDVLEKAKELEGSE; encoded by the coding sequence ATGAGTGGAAATAAGGAACAGAATATTGGGCAAGTAGTCGAAGTTATTGGTCCAGTAGTTGAATTTGAATTTAGTGCTGATGACTTGCCTGATATTTATGATGCTGTTGAAGTAAAAGATGAGGAACGAGATATAGATGTTACAGTAGAGATTTTACATCAGGTTGGAGATAGCCGAGTTAAAGGTGTAGCAATGTCCTCTACTGATGGTTTAGTTCGTGGGATGGAAGCTGTCAACACAGGTGCTCCTATTTCTGTACCAGTAGGAAAAGACTGTCTAGGTCGAATCTTTAATGTATTAGGAGATACAATTGATCAACAGGGTGAAGTTGATGCTGATGATTATCGCCCAATCCACCAAGATCCACCTGAATTTGAGGAACAGTCAACTTCTACAGAAATCTTTGAAACAGGGATTAAAGTAGTTGATCTCTTAGCCCCATATGTTTCTGGTGGTAAGGTTGGTCTCTTCGGTGGTGCTGGTGTAGGTAAGACTGTTTTAATCATGGAGTTAATTAACCGGATTGCTACTGAGCACGGTGGTTTCTCCGTCTTCTCTGGTGTAGGAGAAAGAACAAGAGAAGGTAATGACTTATGGTTAGAGATGAAAGAATCCGGAGTATTAGACAAGGTGGCCCTAGTTTATGGTCAGATGAATGAGCCGCCTGGAGCAAGAATGCGGGTTGGATTAACCGGCTTAACAATGGCGGAGCACTTCCGTGATGAATTTGGATCGGATGTATTGATGTTTATTGATAATATCTTCCGCTTTATTCAGGCAGGTTCCGAGGTATCTGCTTTACTTGGTAGAATGCCTTCTGCTGTTGGTTATCAACCGACATTAGCAACTGATGTGGGGGCCCTACAGGAGCGGATCACTTCTACTAATAAAGGATCAATTACATCTGTGCAGGCTGTCTATGTACCGGCAGATGACTTGACTGACCCGGCTCCAGCTACTACTTTTGCACACTTGGATGCAACAACAGTATTATCAAGATCATTAACAGAGAAAGGTATCTATCCGGCTGTTGACCCGCTAGATTCAACATCTACAATTCTGGACCCTGGTATTATTGGAGAAAGACATTATAATGTTGCTCGTGAAGTACAGGAGACTTTACAGCGCTATCAGGATTTACAGGATATTATTGCTATTTTAGGTATGGACGAATTATCACCTGAAGATAAATTAACTGTAAATCGGGCTCGTAAGATTGAACGATTTCTATCACAGCCGTTTTTTGTTGCAGAACAGTTTACGGGTATTCCTGGTGAATATGTGCCGCTTAGTGAAACAATTAAAGGATTTGAAGAAATCTTGGATGGAAAGCATGATGATATTCCAGAGGAAGCCTTTTACATGGCGGGCGGCATAGAGGATGTATTAGAAAAGGCTAAAGAGTTAGAAGGAAGTGAATAA
- the flgG gene encoding flagellar basal-body rod protein FlgG translates to MIRSLWTAATGMKAQQLNIDTISNNLANVNTNGFKKSRVNFQDLMYQSLREAGTPNNQGSQVPAGIEVGHGVRPAATQKLFAQGSFQQTGNPLDMAIEGDGFFQVVRPNGQVGYTRDGSFKRDSNGRIVTSDGYPLASDITIPEDTTDVSITAEGRVMVKQPGNEEVTEVGQIELSRFSNPAGLKSIGRNLFAETPASGGPTVGVPAEDGFGTISQGYLEKGNVKVVEEMTNMIAAQRAYEVNSKAIKASDQMLQQANNLKR, encoded by the coding sequence ATGATTAGATCCTTATGGACGGCAGCAACAGGAATGAAAGCCCAGCAGTTGAATATAGATACTATTTCTAATAACTTAGCCAATGTAAATACAAATGGATTCAAGAAGAGTAGAGTAAATTTTCAGGATTTAATGTACCAATCACTGCGGGAAGCAGGAACTCCCAATAATCAGGGGTCACAGGTGCCGGCAGGAATAGAAGTAGGTCACGGTGTACGTCCGGCTGCTACTCAGAAGTTATTTGCTCAAGGCAGCTTTCAACAGACCGGAAATCCGCTTGATATGGCTATTGAAGGAGACGGCTTCTTTCAGGTGGTAAGGCCGAATGGACAGGTAGGCTATACGCGCGACGGTTCATTTAAACGGGACAGCAATGGACGAATAGTTACCTCAGATGGTTATCCTCTTGCGTCTGATATTACAATTCCGGAAGATACAACTGATGTGAGTATCACTGCTGAAGGTAGAGTAATGGTTAAGCAACCGGGGAATGAAGAGGTAACAGAAGTAGGCCAGATTGAGCTATCCCGCTTTTCCAATCCGGCTGGATTGAAGAGTATTGGCCGGAATTTATTTGCTGAAACTCCTGCTTCAGGAGGGCCAACTGTTGGTGTACCGGCAGAAGACGGTTTTGGAACTATCTCACAGGGCTATTTAGAGAAGGGAAATGTTAAAGTTGTTGAGGAGATGACGAATATGATTGCTGCGCAGCGGGCTTATGAAGTGAATTCTAAAGCTATTAAAGCTTCAGACCAGATGCTACAGCAGGCTAATAATCTAAAAAGATAG
- a CDS encoding M23 family metallopeptidase, which translates to MSDDINNEEKGKKDNQTDNQREKNRFPFSIKKDKEDIKLKLKESIDKLADKFSWKQFITRLVTNKKFLVGLAVVILAGIILIPQLNDLTSQSEPPASEADRSQDEVVTYEHIPADQEIKGDEQKQPTIAEEKQESDLKTEVEANKEESEKENREELSEEKAESEPVVQQANIKPKFNLPVKGAEVSRSYGWSKHPMLEDWRYHQGVDLQTAQGTPIRAATAGKIAKIKEDDYLGLVLIIEHKSGHQTIYGHAQEFNLKEGQQVNRGQTIGKVGTSGLVMEPTLHFGIIKDGESVDPTEHLNL; encoded by the coding sequence ATGTCTGATGATATAAATAATGAAGAGAAGGGAAAAAAAGATAACCAAACTGATAATCAGAGAGAAAAGAATAGGTTTCCTTTCTCAATTAAAAAGGACAAAGAGGATATTAAACTAAAGTTAAAAGAGAGTATTGATAAACTGGCTGATAAATTCTCCTGGAAGCAGTTTATAACTAGGCTTGTAACTAACAAAAAGTTTTTAGTTGGATTGGCAGTGGTAATTTTAGCCGGAATTATCTTGATACCTCAATTAAATGATTTAACATCCCAGTCTGAACCGCCTGCTTCTGAAGCTGATCGATCACAAGATGAGGTTGTAACTTACGAACATATTCCAGCTGATCAGGAAATTAAAGGAGATGAACAGAAACAGCCAACAATAGCAGAAGAGAAACAAGAATCAGATTTAAAAACAGAGGTTGAAGCTAATAAAGAAGAAAGTGAAAAAGAGAATAGAGAAGAATTGAGTGAAGAGAAAGCTGAGAGTGAACCTGTAGTACAACAGGCAAATATAAAGCCTAAGTTCAATCTGCCGGTTAAAGGGGCTGAAGTAAGCCGCTCTTATGGCTGGAGTAAACATCCGATGCTCGAAGATTGGCGATACCATCAAGGAGTTGATTTGCAAACAGCCCAAGGAACTCCAATTAGAGCTGCTACTGCCGGTAAGATAGCTAAAATTAAGGAAGATGACTATTTAGGTTTAGTTTTAATTATCGAACATAAGAGTGGACATCAGACTATCTACGGACATGCCCAAGAATTTAATTTAAAGGAAGGCCAGCAAGTCAATAGAGGTCAAACTATAGGGAAAGTAGGAACTTCAGGTTTAGTTATGGAGCCTACTCTCCATTTTGGTATCATAAAAGACGGGGAATCGGTAGATCCGACCGAACATCTTAATCTATAA